A section of the Clostridium omnivorum genome encodes:
- a CDS encoding flagellin translates to MRLYHNLASLNIYREQNKVLSKQSQALGRISSGYKANSAKENPNALAQSERFRMQIRGVQMAARNVQDGVSMLQTTEGGLDSMTGLLQRVRELLVQGGNGTNNIEDKANVQKEISQLMQEVDRTARSTEYNGVKLLYNDDVTDNAKPGSIFMTSGANEGEKIEIPYFNLAINSGSAKMSDGTVRDFSKLDISAGTSIDDAIGMVDSAINTVISVRSQYGVLENRFESSYASLNEIGDKIEGADSKIRDADIAEEMMEYTKDNILVEAGNAMLVQSNKLPQDVLRVLENMRR, encoded by the coding sequence ATGAGATTGTATCACAACTTAGCCTCATTAAATATATATAGAGAGCAGAATAAAGTTTTGTCCAAACAAAGCCAAGCCTTGGGAAGAATATCCTCAGGTTATAAGGCAAATAGTGCAAAAGAAAACCCAAACGCCTTAGCTCAAAGTGAAAGGTTTAGGATGCAGATTAGAGGAGTTCAAATGGCTGCTAGAAATGTACAAGATGGGGTAAGCATGCTTCAAACCACTGAGGGTGGACTGGATAGTATGACTGGATTGCTTCAAAGGGTTAGGGAACTACTAGTTCAGGGTGGAAATGGAACGAATAATATTGAAGATAAGGCTAATGTTCAAAAGGAAATATCACAGTTAATGCAGGAAGTAGATAGAACTGCTAGAAGTACAGAATATAATGGCGTTAAGTTACTATATAATGATGACGTAACTGATAACGCGAAACCTGGCAGTATATTTATGACTTCTGGTGCTAACGAAGGAGAAAAGATTGAAATACCTTACTTTAATCTAGCTATCAATAGTGGATCGGCTAAAATGTCTGATGGTACCGTGAGAGATTTTAGTAAGCTAGATATATCAGCTGGAACCAGCATAGATGATGCCATAGGAATGGTTGATTCAGCTATAAATACAGTGATATCTGTTAGAAGCCAGTACGGAGTATTAGAAAATAGGTTTGAAAGTAGCTATGCAAGTCTTAATGAAATTGGAGATAAAATTGAAGGAGCAGATAGCAAAATAAGGGATGCAGATATAGCTGAAGAGATGATGGAATATACTAAGGATAATATATTGGTAGAAGCGGGCAATGCTATGCTTGTACAATCAAATAAATTACCTCAAGATGTACTTAGAGTTTTAGAGAATATGAGAAGATAA
- the flgB gene encoding flagellar basal body rod protein FlgB, whose product MDISKLSKSEQTYNLLKKGLDASALRSKVSANNIANINTKGYKRFNVSFEEYLQDSTENLNLKTTNNKHIPGESDEYGTIKVQQDTSTSMRADGNNVDIDNEMTNQAANAMMYNALISQVNSRLSMERYVISEGRR is encoded by the coding sequence ATGGATATAAGTAAATTGTCGAAAAGCGAACAAACATATAATTTACTGAAAAAGGGGTTAGATGCCTCAGCCTTGAGAAGTAAAGTTAGCGCAAATAACATAGCTAATATAAATACTAAAGGATATAAGAGATTTAATGTTTCTTTTGAAGAATATTTACAAGATAGCACTGAGAACCTCAATTTAAAAACTACTAATAATAAGCATATTCCAGGTGAATCAGATGAATACGGAACCATAAAGGTTCAGCAGGATACTTCAACAAGCATGAGAGCAGATGGTAACAATGTAGATATAGATAATGAGATGACAAATCAAGCTGCAAATGCAATGATGTACAATGCATTAATATCTCAGGTTAATTCTAGACTTAGCATGGAGAGATATGTAATTAGCGAAGGAAGGAGATAA
- the flgC gene encoding flagellar basal body rod protein FlgC: MISAFNSMRISASGLSAERLRLDTIASNIANVTTTRGENGQPYRRKVAVFQENLDNELNKQTGKYEEKLLGVKAVGVEEDKSPLRKVYDPTHPDADADGYVNMPNVNILNEMADMIAATRSYEANVNAMSAEKGMFMKALEIGR; this comes from the coding sequence ATGATAAGTGCTTTTAATTCAATGAGAATAAGCGCCAGTGGTTTATCAGCAGAGAGATTGAGACTTGATACTATTGCTTCTAATATAGCAAATGTAACTACTACAAGGGGAGAAAATGGACAACCTTATAGAAGAAAAGTTGCTGTTTTTCAAGAAAACCTGGATAATGAATTAAATAAACAGACAGGAAAGTATGAAGAAAAACTTCTTGGAGTTAAAGCAGTTGGAGTTGAAGAGGACAAGTCTCCTTTAAGAAAAGTATATGATCCTACGCATCCTGATGCTGATGCTGATGGGTATGTTAATATGCCAAATGTAAATATATTAAATGAGATGGCAGATATGATTGCTGCAACTAGATCTTATGAAGCAAATGTAAATGCAATGAGTGCAGAAAAAGGTATGTTTATGAAAGCTTTAGAAATTGGTAGATAA
- the fliE gene encoding flagellar hook-basal body complex protein FliE has product MKINQFVPDSKIFDSFNIKDNKTEKSDSSSGNFLDILKEKLDAVNDKQIAAENTTESFIKGEETDIHKVMLDTEEAKMSLELAVQVRNKIVEAYQELNRMQL; this is encoded by the coding sequence ATGAAGATTAATCAGTTTGTACCAGATAGTAAGATATTTGATAGTTTTAATATTAAAGATAATAAAACTGAAAAGTCAGATAGTTCAAGTGGGAATTTCTTGGATATTTTAAAAGAAAAATTAGATGCAGTTAATGATAAACAAATTGCTGCAGAAAACACTACAGAATCATTTATTAAAGGAGAAGAAACAGATATTCATAAGGTAATGCTGGATACTGAAGAGGCAAAGATGTCTCTAGAACTAGCAGTTCAAGTTAGAAATAAAATAGTAGAGGCATATCAGGAACTAAACAGAATGCAGTTATAG